Genomic DNA from Paenibacillus sp. MBLB1832:
GCGGCATGAATTTGGTGCTGCCCTTCTTGCCTTTGTACATCGGAGAGCTCGGGGTCCACGAGTTGGCGGATGTCGTGCGGTGGACAGGCTGGATTGTTGCCGCTCAATTCATCACGTCGTTCCTAACGCAGCCGCTTTGGGGCGCTATCGCGGATCGACGCGGACGCAAAATCATGCTGCTTCGCGCAGGCTTCGGCATGGCTATCGTAACTGCCCTCATGGGCATCGTCACCTCTCCTTGGCAGCTCCTATCGCTGCGGCTGTTAAACGGTTTCTTCTCTGGCTTCATCTCGATGGCCGTTTCCCTGCAGGCTTCGCTTACCCCTCGCGAACACTCAGGCAAGTCGCTGGGCACCTTACAAACAGGAGCCATCGCAGGCACATTGATCGGGCCGTTAGTCGGCGGGGTGCTGGCCAGCTTGCTCGGGTATCATCATGTGTTTTTCTTCACAGGCGGGCTCATGCTCTGCGCTAGCATCATCGTCATGGTGTTCATCCGAGAGGAACGCAAGCCTGCCGCCGCCAAAAAAACACGACAAAAAACGCAATGGCGCTTATTCCGCCCGTTGCTGCCTGTTTTCGCCGCTTCGCTAATCACCCAGATCGGGATGATGAGTATCGAGCCGATCGTGACCGTGTATGCCAAAACCTTATACCTCGGCAAACACTTAGCCTTCTTCGCTGGATTAATCGTGGCGATTACGGGCATCGCCAATCTCATCGGAGCTCCGACGTTAGGTCGGCTAGGCGACCGCATCGGGCAGCGATTGACTTTGGCTATCGCCCTTACGTTGGCGGCCGTTGCGTTTGTGCCGCAGGCTTTTGCCAACCATATCGGGATGCTGCTCGTCGGCAGATTCATGCTCGGACTCTTCATCGGCGGCATGATTCCATCGTTAAATGCACTCGTAATGAAGCTTGCACCTACGGAAATCCAGGGCACCGCTTATGGTTTTAACACCTCGTCACTGTTCCTGGGCAATCTGATCGGCCCTTTACTTGGCAGTCATTTGGCCGCCGCTTACGGATTTACCTCTGTCTTCTATGTGACGATGAGCATTCTGCTGATTTGTGCGGGATTCGTATATATCAATCGCGGTTTGGATGCAACGTATAAGCCCAAAGCTGCGTAGTAGTACTAGGGTAGACTTACTAATGAAAAATGGAGGATGACGATGAAACACGAAATCTTATATAAAGGCGCATTCCCGATGCTCCGCGTTCAACTCGATCCAGGCGAAAACATCAAAGCCGAATCTGGCGCAATGGTCTCGATGTCCCCCAATATCGAACTGAAAGGCACGATGGATGGCGGAATTATGAAGGGGCTCGGACGGATGCTGAGCGGGGAAAAATTTTTCTTCCAGGAGCTGACCTCCTCCCGTGGTACGGGCGAAGTGCTGCTTGCACCAGCGGTTATCGGTGATATTGAAGCTGTAGAGCTGGATGGCTCGTACAAGCTATATGTCCAAAAGGACGGCTTCCTTGCCGGCACATCAGGCATTCAGGTCGATACCAAAATGCAAAATCTAGCAGCCGGTTTCATGTCTGGCGAAGGCTTTTTCATTGTGGAAATTAGCGGACGCGGCACTGTTTTCCTCTCCTCCTACGGTGCGATTCATGCGATCAACTTGGCCCCAGGTCAAGAAGTGCTGATTGACAACGGGCATCTGGTCGCTTGGCCGGACTATACGCCGTATACAATCGAAAGAGCCGCTTCTCGCGGCTGGATTTCCAGTCTGACGAGCGGCGAGGGCGTCGTTTGCCGTTTCCGCGGCGAAGGCGTCGTGCTCGTACAAACGCGAAACCCGAAAAGTTTCGGCGGTTGGATTCGTCAGCTCCTGCCTGGCAGGGGCTAATTTAAAACAGGCAGGGACGATGGTGTCCTTGCCTGTTTTTTTTCGTTAAAAAGTTCACCAAAAAGAACGAATGACACATTGCGAATATTCGTTTGTTCTTTATTGAGAATATTGATATACTTTTAAAAAGGGAAAAGGGAGATGGCCTATCTGTGTTAAAATCGTTAACCTCGTTTAGGTTTTTTGCAGCATTTTTAGTTTTCATATTTCATATCGGCTTCCTAAATCAATATGAATTAGGTTCGGCAGGGGTGCAGTTCTTTTTCGTATTATCAGGCTTTATCCTAGCCTTCAATTACCATAACAAATTAATAACGTTAACGGTTAAATCGGTCCTTCAATTCACATAAGAACATATTTAAATTTACATTACTATTCCTAGCTGTCTTCGGTACTCTCGCTGTTCTCAATGCTAGATTAGGTGCCGATGGCTCATTTTACATTTGGATGCTGCATATCTTGCGAGTCGCCAGATTGTTGGAGTTCACGACAGGTATGTTTGTAGGCTTAATTTTCATCGAAAAATCAAAGCATCACACCGTGAACAGCACTTGGTTAACAAGTTTAGAAGTCATCGGTCTAGTTGCTTTTATCTTGGCTGTAGGCTTTTCCGTACACTTGCATGCTGCGATCGTTAGAAGCATGTATTATGTACCGATTTGGTGCTTATTGATTTATACATTTGCGTATCAGGCTGGAAAAGTATCGAAAATCCTATCTCACAAGTCATTTGTTTACCTAGGAGAAATTAGCTTTTCATTTTATATGACACATCTGTTAGTCATTCGATATTTCACTTATTTACATTTAAATAATACTATTCACACAATTGTCTGCTTCCTCGTATCACTGCTGCTTAGTTCGCTGGTGTACGCATTCTATGAGGAGCCATTACGGAAACTTTTGCGTTTTGGTAATTATAAAAAAATTCTAAAATCAGTTTTATACACGCAGAAGATATCAAATCCGACTCCATAAAGCTTAGAAAAAGCGGTCAAGGACTGTCCTTGATCGCTTTTCCTTTACTCCACACGGGTGATATTTAACCTAATTAAGGATTCTAGGCAGCTGTTTTTTTGTTCGGCAAATAGTGCAATGAACGTGTGAACCGTATGGTCTTCGTTTGCGCCATGCCGCAGCGGCCAACACAGATAATTTGTCGATTTTTTGCAGCCAAATCAAGAAAAAAGAGTGCTTCCACGAGCCCTACATTCGGCCATTCGTGGAACACTCTTTCCTCATTTAACTATTCACATTTGATCATTGGAATCGTCCGCGGAGGACACTTCACACGCCTGATTGGCTGCCGCCGCGAACTCTTCCTCATTGCTCGAACCTAGCTTGTCGCCATACTGATCAAGTCTGCCTGGTTTCCCTGCAGGCCCGTCATTATCGGGCTTATTGTTTCTTCCCGCCACTGGATACACCTCTTCGTATTCGTAGTTAGTACCAGGCTCATCGCCTAGGCATACGAAGTAGTGTGTCTCAAATGGGGGTAACTCATTCTATATGATTAACAGTTGTATCCAATTCACTGATTTCGTGTGTTCTATTTCATATTCAAAAAAAAGAAGCTACATCTTAATCCAGCTTCTTTTAACTGGCGTTTTAGGCACATTTTCAAGTAATCTCAAAACGGAACTGACTCGTAAAGGATTCGCTCATTTCTTTACGCGTTAGCAGCAGACGATAAAACGTTCTTTCGATGGCAGGATGCGCAACCGTCAATTGTGTTTCCACTTCAACCTGCCACTGGTTTGCTTCAAACGTCATCAGAACTGCGCCAATCGCGACTTGTCCCGGCCCCTTCTGCTGCGGCTCAACACCGCATATGAATACTTCCTGGAAAGAGGAACCTGGTTCATGCATCGTCACTTGATCGGTCAGAATAAGCTGCGAGTTCTCATTCACCGGGCGACGCCATAGGAACTGGCGAGTAAATCGCTGTAACGAGGGGCACTCGTACGCTTTCGATAAATCCAGCTCAAATAACAGCTCGTCTTCGGTTATGTCTTGATTCACGATTTCTGCCCGGTACATGTGGCCAAAGCCTTGTCTGCAACCGTTAATAATCGGCACAGAATGTCCATGTGAACCTGGTTGAATCATTTCATACCGATGTTCAGGCTGAAAATACTGCCTGGTATACACGCCAATTCCAATATCAGCGAGTACGTTAACTCCGCCTGCATGCAGGATGAAATGCCCCAAATCGTTATGATTGTGCGGTTCTTGGTTATGGCCGCCCTTCGCGGCAAATGCGGCCACGCTGTCATCCGGCTGCCGAACCTTCGAGATCACCCACTGATTTCCAGCGAAAATCCGCTCTTCTACCCCTTCTTGCGTATCGGAAGTGCCAGTTGCTTCAGCAGCCGGTTGATCCGACGTCCAAAGCATTAGTCTTATCGCTTCGATCCAAAGAACAGAAGGTTTGCTGGCTTGGTTCGATTGGTATCCTTCCGGCGGTAAAGAAAGGGAAGGGAATGTTTGGCGCAAACGATGGAAAAGACCGGTATGAAAACGAAGTTCTTCCGCAGCGTCGGAGAAATTGACTACCTTGCCGTTCGACAGCATGCAGTAATGCGGGAATTTCGCAATTTTCTCAATCTTCGGTTCAGCAAGTAGGTTGATGCGTCCGCCCGTACGCTCCTTCAGTAATTCGGCAAAGAATACAAGGTTCGAAAAACCGTACTGCCAGTATACCGGACCTTCAGGTGTCGCTCCCTCCTCATCAAAACCTGATACATATTGGCGCAAAGCGCCGATTACCCGCCATAACATACCCGCCAACCGTTCGCTGTCTTGCGTTAAATAAATCGCTGCAGCGCCGATGTTGCTTGAGCAAACCGCCGGCCAGTTATTCGTTTTCAACTCCCAGTTTTGCGGAACAGGATCATAGAAGTAAACCTGAAAGATGCGGCGCTCAATCTCCTCTTTGGCGCGGAAGACTACCCAAGGATGCAGTCTGTGACCGAGATGGTAGATGATTTCAGCCAGTGTAAATCCGATAGCAGCTGCCTGTAGATCGATTGTTTCACGGGGCGGGATCGGTTGATCCCAAATGCCCTTCGGATATTCATTCACATACAGCCCAGCATGTACGGGCGGTACCCAGGAATATTCATTGCAAACGGACCAAATCGCGTTCTCAAGCCCTGTCTTCCATTCGGAACCGTCGTCCGTCATAGCTAGCAAGCTGAACGTATGCAGCCCCGCATATAGCTGAGTACGTATATTCTCAAAATTAATG
This window encodes:
- a CDS encoding heparinase II/III family protein, yielding MLSTLTLRELKYALEQAHPEEHQLFPEAASTERWMQIRKDERYSAFWEELEEQAVRIQENPAHLPQFSDYIVFGETGDNINFENIRTQLYAGLHTFSLLAMTDDGSEWKTGLENAIWSVCNEYSWVPPVHAGLYVNEYPKGIWDQPIPPRETIDLQAAAIGFTLAEIIYHLGHRLHPWVVFRAKEEIERRIFQVYFYDPVPQNWELKTNNWPAVCSSNIGAAAIYLTQDSERLAGMLWRVIGALRQYVSGFDEEGATPEGPVYWQYGFSNLVFFAELLKERTGGRINLLAEPKIEKIAKFPHYCMLSNGKVVNFSDAAEELRFHTGLFHRLRQTFPSLSLPPEGYQSNQASKPSVLWIEAIRLMLWTSDQPAAEATGTSDTQEGVEERIFAGNQWVISKVRQPDDSVAAFAAKGGHNQEPHNHNDLGHFILHAGGVNVLADIGIGVYTRQYFQPEHRYEMIQPGSHGHSVPIINGCRQGFGHMYRAEIVNQDITEDELLFELDLSKAYECPSLQRFTRQFLWRRPVNENSQLILTDQVTMHEPGSSFQEVFICGVEPQQKGPGQVAIGAVLMTFEANQWQVEVETQLTVAHPAIERTFYRLLLTRKEMSESFTSQFRFEIT
- a CDS encoding acyltransferase family protein — protein: MFKFTLLFLAVFGTLAVLNARLGADGSFYIWMLHILRVARLLEFTTGMFVGLIFIEKSKHHTVNSTWLTSLEVIGLVAFILAVGFSVHLHAAIVRSMYYVPIWCLLIYTFAYQAGKVSKILSHKSFVYLGEISFSFYMTHLLVIRYFTYLHLNNTIHTIVCFLVSLLLSSLVYAFYEEPLRKLLRFGNYKKILKSVLYTQKISNPTP
- a CDS encoding MFS transporter, with product MATPLHWKKSLWILWGANFSITCGMNLVLPFLPLYIGELGVHELADVVRWTGWIVAAQFITSFLTQPLWGAIADRRGRKIMLLRAGFGMAIVTALMGIVTSPWQLLSLRLLNGFFSGFISMAVSLQASLTPREHSGKSLGTLQTGAIAGTLIGPLVGGVLASLLGYHHVFFFTGGLMLCASIIVMVFIREERKPAAAKKTRQKTQWRLFRPLLPVFAASLITQIGMMSIEPIVTVYAKTLYLGKHLAFFAGLIVAITGIANLIGAPTLGRLGDRIGQRLTLAIALTLAAVAFVPQAFANHIGMLLVGRFMLGLFIGGMIPSLNALVMKLAPTEIQGTAYGFNTSSLFLGNLIGPLLGSHLAAAYGFTSVFYVTMSILLICAGFVYINRGLDATYKPKAA
- a CDS encoding TIGR00266 family protein: MKHEILYKGAFPMLRVQLDPGENIKAESGAMVSMSPNIELKGTMDGGIMKGLGRMLSGEKFFFQELTSSRGTGEVLLAPAVIGDIEAVELDGSYKLYVQKDGFLAGTSGIQVDTKMQNLAAGFMSGEGFFIVEISGRGTVFLSSYGAIHAINLAPGQEVLIDNGHLVAWPDYTPYTIERAASRGWISSLTSGEGVVCRFRGEGVVLVQTRNPKSFGGWIRQLLPGRG